The following DNA comes from Candidatus Methylacidiphilum fumarolicum.
CCTAAAGACAAACTTATTTTTATTTTCATTTCATCGATAAAAGGAGAAATTTTCGGCTGTTCACAAATAACGACAGAATCTATATTTTCAACTTTCCAATTCTCTTTAGCAAGCAGCTGGCTAATTTCATTTAAGAAAACTGAACTAGAAACATCTTTCCATCTTGGCTCCGAATTAGGGAAAAAGAAGCCAATATCTCTTTTACCAATAGCTCCAAGGATAGCGTCAGCCATTGCATGAATTAACACATCGCCATCAGAATGCCCCAAAAGACCATATTCAAAAGGTATTTCTACTCCGCCAATAACCAGTTTTCTCCCTTTAACCAGCTTGTGCACATCATATCCAATTCCTGTTCTGATCATGGTCATAAATTAACGGATGCAAAAAAAATAAAAATCTATTTTTTTTTATTCTTTCCTTTGTTTTAATTTTTATGTGAGCGTTCATAAAATTGCTCTCATAGGGACTGGGCTACTTGGTCACAGCATAGCCGAAAGATTGCTGCTTACTAATCACTCTCTTTTGGTTTACAACCGTACCGCTTCTAAAGCAATGGATCTTATTCCTCTTGGAGCAAAGCTGTGTAGCTCTGTCTCTGAAACCATAGGAACTGCCAATGTTATTTTCCTTGTCCTTTCCGATGCCACCGTTACCAAAAATCTTCTTTTTGAAGCTAATGGGCAAAGTGCCTTCCATGGAAAAACTTTCTTTCAAATGGGAACGATCAGCCCTGAGGAATCCGAAGAGCTAGCACTCAAAATCCAAGAAAAAGGAGGGGCTTTTGTCGAATTGCCTGTATTAGGAAGCAAAAACGAAGCAAAGAGTGGGACTCTTCTTTTGATGTTTGGAGGCAGTGAAGAAGAATACCACCGTTGGTATACACTTTTAT
Coding sequences within:
- the ispF gene encoding 2-C-methyl-D-erythritol 2,4-cyclodiphosphate synthase; the encoded protein is MIRTGIGYDVHKLVKGRKLVIGGVEIPFEYGLLGHSDGDVLIHAMADAILGAIGKRDIGFFFPNSEPRWKDVSSSVFLNEISQLLAKENWKVENIDSVVICEQPKISPFIDEMKIKISLSLGIDPSQIGIKATTNEKLGFVGRAEGIAAFASCLLSSTHVPSYSSR
- a CDS encoding NAD(P)-dependent oxidoreductase produces the protein MSVHKIALIGTGLLGHSIAERLLLTNHSLLVYNRTASKAMDLIPLGAKLCSSVSETIGTANVIFLVLSDATVTKNLLFEANGQSAFHGKTFFQMGTISPEESEELALKIQEKGGAFVELPVLGSKNEAKSGTLLLMFGGSEEEYHRWYTLLSALGKVFFTGDPRKAAVLKLALNQLIISSIIAFSTSFSMILKERIDPELYMEILRKSSLYCATFDKKLPRILNKDYSSANFTLKLLLKDLTLCLKETEKLSIQSEPLKAYEKLIRMAIEQGFENNDYSSVFEAISQTL